A genome region from Meleagris gallopavo isolate NT-WF06-2002-E0010 breed Aviagen turkey brand Nicholas breeding stock chromosome 7, Turkey_5.1, whole genome shotgun sequence includes the following:
- the FZD5 gene encoding frizzled-5, which yields LPAAGRAASKAPVCQEITVPMCKGIGYNLTYMPNQFNHDTQDEAGLEVHQFWPLVEIQCSPDLRFFLCSMYTPICLPDYTKPLPPCRSVCERAKAGCSPIMQQYGFAWPERMSCDSLPVLGDAEELCMGYNRTEATTLPPFFGKPTRPAKDTAKSQLPSGRQHPPGTDCGRTCKCKAPLVPISKESHPLYNRIRTGQVPNCAMPCYQPYFTQDEKTFATFWIGLWSILCFLSTSTTVATFLIDMERFKYPERPIIFLSACYLFVSVGYIVRLVAGHASVACDPEHHHIHYETTGPALCTVVFLLLYFFGMASSIWWVILSLTWFLAAGMKWGNEAIASYAQYFHLAAWLIPSAKSITVLALSSVDGDSVAGVCYVGNQSLENLRGFVLAPLVVYLFTGSLFLLAGFVSLFRIRSVIKQGGTKTDKLEKLMIRIGIFTVLYTVPATIVIACYIYEQHNREAWEQAQNCSCPGDPHRPKPDYAVFMLKYFMCLVVGITSGVWIWSGKTLESWRRFTARCCRPKKPAGAAVYGEASPALVGRTVLPSMASYHKQVPLSHV from the coding sequence CTGCCGGCGGCGGGGCGCGCCGCCTCCAAGGCGCCGGTGTGCCAGGAGATCACGGTGCCGATGTGCAAGGGCATCGGCTACAACCTCACCTACATGCCCAACCAGTTCAACCACGACACGCAGGACGAGGCCGGGCTGGAGGTGCACCAGTTCTGGCCGCTGGTGGAGATCCAGTGCTCCCCGGACCTGCGCTTCTTCCTCTGCAGCATGTACACCCCCATCTGCCTGCCCGACTACACCAAGCCGCTGCCCCCTTGCCGCTCCGTCTGCGAGCGGGCCAAGGCGGGCTGCTCGCCCATCATGCAGCAGTATGGCTTTGCCTGGCCAGAGAGGATGAGTTGCGACAGCCTGCCGGTGCTGGGGGACGCCGAGGAGCTCTGCATGGGCTACAACCGCACGGAGGCCACCACCCTGCCGCCCTTCTTCGGGAAGCCCACGCGCCCAGCCAAGGACACAGCCAAAAGCCAGCTGCCGAGTGGTAGGCAGCACCCGCCGGGCACCGACTGCGGCCGGACCTGCAAGTGCAAGGCGCCACTGGTGCCCATCTCCAAGGAGTCTCACCCGCTGTACAACCGCATTCGGACCGGGCAGGTGCCCAACTGCGCCATGCCCTGCTACCAGCCCTACTTCACCCAGGACGAGAAGACCTTTGCCACTTTCTGGATCGGCCTCTGGTCCATCCTTTGTTTCCTCTCTACCTCCACCACCGTGGCTACCTTCCTCATTGACATGGAACGTTTCAAGTACCCCGAGCGCCCCATCATCTTCCTCTCTGCGTGCTACCTCTTCGTCTCCGTGGGCTACATTGTACGGCTGGTAGCGGGACATGCCAGTGTGGCTTGCGACCCCGAGCACCACCACATCCACTATGAGACCACGGGCCCTGCACTCTGCACTGTGGTTTTTCTGCTCCTCTACTTCTTTGGCATGGCCAGCTCCATCTGGTGGGTCATCCTGTCCCTCACCTGGTTCCTGGCAGCTGGCATGAAGTGGGGCAACGAGGCTATCGCAAGCTATGCGCAGTACTTCCACCTGGCTGCCTGGCTCATCCCCAGTGCCAAGTCCATTACCGTGCTGGCACTAAGCTCCGTGGATGGGGACTCAGTGGCTGGGGTTTGCTACGTGGGCAACCAGAGCCTGGAGAATCTGCGTGGCTTTGTGCTGGCACCGCTGGTCGTGTATCTCTTCACTGGCAGTCTCTTCCTGCTGGCCGGCTTCGTCTCACTGTTCCGCATCCGCAGCGTGATCAAGCAGGGCGGCACCAAGACTGACAAGCTGGAGAAGCTGATGATCCGCATCGGTATCTTCACCGTGCTCTACACTGTGCCTGCCACCATTGTCATTGCCTGCTACATCTATGAGCAGCACAACAGGGAGGCGTGGGAGCAGGCACAGAATTGCTCCTGCCCAGGGGACCCCCACCGCCCCAAGCCTGACTATGCCGTATTCATGCTCAAGTACTTCATGTGCCTCGTGGTGGGCATCACTTCTGGCGTCTGGATCTGGTCTGGCAAAACTCTCGAGTCCTGGCGGCGCTTCACAGCCCGCTGCTGTCGGCCGAAGAAGCCAGCAGGTGCTGCTGTATACGGTGAGGCCAGCCCAGCACTGGTGGGCAGGACGGTGCTGCCCAGCATGGCCTCCTACCACAAGCAGGTCCCGCTGTCCCATGTGTGA